The following DNA comes from Naumovozyma castellii chromosome 4, complete genome.
AAAGTTGGAAccaaaatattgttttaaCGTATCTACcgaattaaaaaaattgacaGAAAAAAGAGTAGATACTTTTGGAGATAGTTACGAAGTTCCTATTACGGAAGAACAACTTTCTACTTTGCTGGAAACTGAGTTGAATCTGGTTAGAGTGCAGGGTCTTGTCACTCCATATGCAGATGAAGAACTTATTAAGATCccattatttcttttccaagatAGAATTATGTTATTTCCAAATACGGAATCAAAAACGATaagttttcttcaagagaAAATCAAATTATATGGAGGTAAGTTAACAACTGACATCGGAAAATGtaatctaataattcttccaaatgGTAATCAACAACTTTTACAAAGAACAAGAGATTTGTTgacaaagaatattatgAATTCTGGGGAAGTTCCAACAATTCCATATATTGTTAACCCTCTATGGATTGAACGAtctattgaagaaaactCCCAAGTACCAGAAGAGGATTATCCAGTTATTTAGCATTTATATGGTGTCATATATAAGACATTATTATGTAGATCTTGTAATATTATCGTAATGGCTATTTTATACATCGATGTAACTTTTATTGTTGTCCTAGAGAATCAGAAGCAGCAGGTTCCGTAACAGTGTCGGCTTCAGTCTTTGGTTTAtgctttcttcttctcttctttttgttttctgAAGATTCTTGGTCCTCAGTGGAATCTTCTCTATTACGTTTAGGTTcctgtttcttcttcttcataCTCAGCGGGTTAGGACTCTTGGGACCGTATTTACTCTTCTTAGGTTTGGGTTTGTCGTCAATTTTAACGTCTTCAGCCGCAGTTTTAACCCCTGTATATTTAGGATCATTTAGGCCTTTATATagtttttcattttcctttctCTTGCTCACTTTAGCACTTGCATCACTTAGAGGTTCCATTATCATAACGGCTCTTGAAATATGAACTAGTGGTACCCCAGGAACTTGTCTTAGTTTTCTCCTTATAGCCACATCTTGAGCAGCTACCACATACCTATGTTTATTTTGTCCATTAATATTGACAACGCTTTCAATACATTCAATTGGTGTCTTTGGATCCTTTGGGTTATGATTGCAACGACGTCTTTCAAAACGTCTTGCTAGCTCAATAGCATTCTGATCATTAGCCTCATAAAGTGCCTGCATACAACATTGCGTTATCATTACTTTCACCTCTGCTTGCAAAGTACGGTGTAATCCCTTCTCTAAGTCATAGTTGGAGGTACTACAGTCTGTAACAATTTGATTATCTACCAGAATTTGATAAGGTTCTCTGAACCTGAAAGTATGGTTGTAAACGAGCAACTGCTTTCTGTATGATTTAGCTCTCTTTTGACGCATTATTGAGGTTTATTTATACTTATACTTTCTATCAATTGGAAGAACTAAGTTATTTTAGATGTATATAATGATATAATATATGGAACATAAGCTCATCGctaagaaaatttttcatttgaaaaaatattagtCTCCGtgctttgaaaattttggaaaagtGAGATAGCCGCCCAACTATACCGTTCTAATGAGCAAACGCTCAGAGGGCACCAGGAATAAAGCTGTTGACTAAGTTCTTAAACTTCTCacttttaaaaaattcCTCTGGTGACTGGTTGGCAGCATCCATTAATTGACTCAAAGCCATCTTAAACATTGGGTTGTTGCTAATTTCTTGCACTTTTCGAGCCGCGTCTGGGTTCCTTTGAGCAAAATGTGAGAGGGCCAATTGAACTTGTGGGTTATTAAGTATGGTCCCAATTCCATTTCCTATCAGCTGTGCGATATTGAAGCGTGGAGTGTTTGTATTGGGGGTAGAATGTTCTTCATTCGTATTTGTTTGTTCTGCTGGAACATCGACTTTCACAAGGCTTGATCTCGTCctgatttcttcatcttttgGTGGATATTTATTCGCTGCTTCCGATATTGGTGTTGCGGATCCTGAATCAATATGGGTACTAAAGTTCAAAGTTTCAAACTTTTGTTTTGTAATTTCGAAATCCCTCTTCATAGTATCAGTGGCCTTGTTGCCCTCTAAATCTAGTACTTGTTTATACGCATTCATTGCATCTTCATATTTATTCTGTCCTATTTTTGCTTCCGCTAAACGAGAATAGCCTTTTGAGAAAGTAGGATCTATCTTAATGCAGGCTAATGCATCATCGCATGCTTCTTCGTATCTTCCTGATTTTGTTAGAGCAAGAGATTTATTAGAGAGGTAACCTCGATCAACAGGTAGTCcgttcttcttcaataaatctaTCGCCCTTGtatatttatcaattgCATCTTTATAATTCTCCCTCTCTACAGCTTTATTTCCCTCTAATTTCAACTTGATGGCTTGTTCATTCACGAGTTCCCTTTCTTTCTCACTGAGTTTTGGTTCTGGTTCCAAATTGAGGTTGGCTAATAAGACGGTAGCCAAATCACTATCAGCAGACACCTCTTCTTGCAGGTCAAAGGAATCTCTTATACATTCGATGGCAACACTAATGGATTCGGCATAATCTTCTGTAACTTGCCCAGTTCTGATCAGGGATGACAAATAAGATACAATTCTAGATGCAATCTCTTTATTGGAAAGTGACATTGTGTAGTTTAGTTATTCTCTTCTGGGGTGTTGTTCATGTTGTCGTTTCTGAAATAGttcaaaatcttcatttaaaaataatgcGCCGCTATTCAAGAAAagtatatattttttataatttctGTTAATGAATGCTAAAAATATAAAGGTTTCATCACCTTTGTGTTACTATAAGTATTATTTACTCCTCAAAGTAGATGCTTTAAAATATGTTTACCAGTCGATACAGTTATCTGAAAAGACCAACTAATCATAATTAAATAGGTTTCGTGGTCTAGTCGGTTATGGCATCTGCTTAACACGCAGAACGTCCCCAGTTCGATCCTGGGCGaaatcaatatttaattttttgcTTTGTTTACATTTGTTTTTAAGATCAGATAAAAGCCATAACAgtagaaaaaatattgagaTAGTGAGAAAGATACCAAACATCAAGTGCTATTCCTTAGCTTTGTCCACTTACCACATAATAAGCTTAATAATGTCCGAATTTAGCCTTTCAGAGTATCTAACCAAGTTTCAAACTAGTGATAAGAACagttttccaattgtaGAGAACCCATCAAGCGACCTAAACATTGTCATTGACAAGTTAGCTATATCTCCGGAACAGATAGATTCAGATCCTGAGACCCTAGAGCTCTTAATAGACTTATCCCATGGCTTTCCTCATTTGCCCATTAAACTACAATGTCAATTATCAGATTTGGTTGGATCATCAGTATCTGCCCTATCCATCGAAATCGCGGATCAATTAAACTCCTCAACGGATGGGAATAGCTCGAATTCGTTGAATTATCAACAGATAAATGTTCTGATACCGCAATGGAAAAGACACCTTCAAGAATATGGATACTTGATCCATACTATCTTAACTTTTCTTCACGTTTCAATAAGTAAGATTGCTTCCAGttcctcatcatctgtTGCCTCGAAACGTAggaataatgaaaatgataaacaAAATGCAGATTTATTTAAGAGATGCTGTAATCAACTCGAAAGTATCTGTGAATCAATAACTAAAATTATGGATATTAATTTATCTAGAATTTTCCAAACAACACCAGAGAAGGATTTATTTATCAGTCTCTTCTTAAGGCCGTTATTCGTCCTTGTTGAAAATGAGCCAGTGATAAAGATACAGTCGTTGACTATaatcattcaaagaattattgCCATGGCTGTGAAAAACCATAATCAAGCTACCGTAGTTCAGGATGCGGTAATATCAAGCTTGACATATTTCCAACATCTCTCAGTATTCGATGCAAAACTACTAACCCTCATATCGACAGATTATGAATGCCCCCAACTAACAGAGGAGgtattgaaagatataaGTGGCAAAGTTTTCAATTCGAAGGATACAACTGGTCCGAAGTCTATTTCTACCTTCTTAAGTAAACTTTCAGAATTATCACcagtaataatgataagaCAGATGGGCTCCGTGATAAACTTATTGAACAATAGTTCTGTTATCTTAAGATGTTCTGTCGTAGAATCGTGtggtaatattattacacaattaattaaagaagatcaTTATATGAATCAAGTTATGGTATTAATAGATTTATTAGAGGAGAGGTTTCAGGATTCAAATCCTTATGTCAGAACTAAAGCTATTCaaaattgtttgaaaatCGGACAAATGGATCttaatttaaataaaaagagaTTACGATTTACTGAATTAGCAGTACGTTCATTACAGGATAGATCATCGTTGGTTAGGAGAAATGCGATTAAATTATTGGCAATGCTTCTA
Coding sequences within:
- the UTP23 gene encoding rRNA-binding ribosome biosynthesis protein UTP23 (ancestral locus Anc_6.15), with the protein product MRQKRAKSYRKQLLVYNHTFRFREPYQILVDNQIVTDCSTSNYDLEKGLHRTLQAEVKVMITQCCMQALYEANDQNAIELARRFERRRCNHNPKDPKTPIECIESVVNINGQNKHRYVVAAQDVAIRRKLRQVPGVPLVHISRAVMIMEPLSDASAKVSKRKENEKLYKGLNDPKYTGVKTAAEDVKIDDKPKPKKSKYGPKSPNPLSMKKKKQEPKRNREDSTEDQESSENKKKRRRKHKPKTEADTVTEPAASDSLGQQ
- the NCAS0D02670 gene encoding uncharacterized protein (ancestral locus Anc_6.21); its protein translation is MSLSNKEIASRIVSYLSSLIRTGQVTEDYAESISVAIECIRDSFDLQEEVSADSDLATVLLANLNLEPEPKLSEKERELVNEQAIKLKLEGNKAVERENYKDAIDKYTRAIDLLKKNGLPVDRGYLSNKSLALTKSGRYEEACDDALACIKIDPTFSKGYSRLAEAKIGQNKYEDAMNAYKQVLDLEGNKATDTMKRDFEITKQKFETLNFSTHIDSGSATPISEAANKYPPKDEEIRTRSSLVKVDVPAEQTNTNEEHSTPNTNTPRFNIAQLIGNGIGTILNNPQVQLALSHFAQRNPDAARKVQEISNNPMFKMALSQLMDAANQSPEEFFKSEKFKNLVNSFIPGAL